The Pseudochaenichthys georgianus unplaced genomic scaffold, fPseGeo1.2 scaffold_541_arrow_ctg1, whole genome shotgun sequence genome includes a window with the following:
- the LOC117443118 gene encoding ubiquitin carboxyl-terminal hydrolase 22 isoform X2 has product MCQDYIYDKDMEQIAKEEQRKAWKMQGIGEKYSTWEPTKRELELLRHNPKRRRITSNCTIGLRGLINLGNTCFMNCIVQALTHTPLLRDFFLSDRHKCEMQSNSCLVCEMSQLFQEFYSGHRSPHIPFRLLHLVWTHARHLAGYEQQDAHEFLIAALDVLHRHCKDDNGKKANNPNHCNCIIDQIFTGGLQSDVTCQVCHGVSTTIDPFWDISLDLPGSSSPFWPLSPGGDGAALNGEKNHASGATTLTDCLRRFTRPEHLGSGAKIKCSGCHSYQESTKQLTMKKLPIVACFHLKRFEHSAKLRRKITTYVSFPLELDMTPFMASSKESRVNGQYQQTVDPFNNDNKYSLFAVVNHQGTLESGHYTTFIRQHKDQWFQCDDAIITKASIRDVLDSEGYLLFYHKQFLEYE; this is encoded by the exons ATGTGCCAAGACTACATCTATGACAAAGACATGGAACAGATTGCCAAAGAGGAGCAGAGGAAAGCCTGGAAGATGCAAG ggatCGGGGAGAAGTACTCGACGTGGGAGCCCACCAAGAGGGAGCTGGAGCTGCTCCGCCACAACCCCAAGAGGAGGAGAATCACCTCCAACTGCACTATTG GCCTGAGAGGGCTGATCAACCTGGGCAACACGTGCTTCATGAACTGCATCGTGCAGGCGCTGACTCACACTCCTCTGCTCAGAGACTTCTTCCTGTCCGACAGACACAAATGTGAAATGCAGAGCAACTCCTGCTTGGTGTGTGAGATGTCGCAGCTCTTCCAGGAG TTCTACTCAGGCCACCGGTCTCCTCACATCCCGTTCCGCCTCCTCCACCTGGTCTGGACTCACGCTCGTCACCTGGCAGGATACGAGCAGCAGGACGCCCACGAGTTCCTCATCGCCGCGCTGGACGTCCTGCACAGACACTGCAAAG ACGACAACGGGAAGAAAGCCAACAACCCGAACCACTGTAACTGCATCATCGATCAGATCTTCACGGGGGGGCTGCAGTCTGACGTCACCTGCCAAGTGTGCCA CGGCGTCTCCACCACCATCGACCCGTTCTGGGACATCAGTCTGGATCTGCCCGgctcctcctcccccttctGGCCTCTCAGCCCCGGGGGGGACGGGGCGGCGCTGAACGGAGAGAAGAACCACGCCTCGGGGGCCACGACGCTCACAGACTGTCTGCGCAG GTTCACTCGGCCGGAGCACCTCGGCAGCGGCGCCAAAATCAAGTGCAGCGGTTGCCATAGTTACCAGGAGTCGACCAAACAGCTGACCATGAAGAAACTTCCCATCGTCGCCTGCTTCCACCTCAAA AGGTTTGAGCACTCGGCCAAACTGCGGAGGAAGATCACCACGTACGTCTCCTTCCCTCTGGAGCTGGACATGACGCCCTTCATGGCCTCCAG CAAAGAGAGCCGGGTGAACGGGCAGTACCAGCAGACCGTGGACCCCTTCAACAACGACAACAA GTACAGTCTGTTTGCAGTGGTGAACCACCAGGGGACGCTAGAGAGCGGCCATTACACCACCTTCATCCGGCAGCACAAGGACCAGTGGTTCCAATGTGACGACGCCATCATCACCAAGGCCAGCATCAGGGACGTGCTGGACAGCGAGGG GTACCTCTTGTTTTATCACAAACAGTTCCTGGAGTACGAGTAG